AGCGACCCGGCGTAGGCGATGCTGATCACCGGCATCAGGATGCGGTGCATCCATTCAAGCCGGCGGGCGGCCACGCGCATCTCCTCGCGGGCGCCCTCGAAGACGGAGGAATCGAACGCGCCGGACTGTTCGAGAGCCTCGGCCTCCATGGCTTCGAGACGCTCGAGGGTGTGCTGGTGGAAGACCAGGGAGAGACCGAGCCACACCAGTCCCCCGAAGAGGACATAGAGGGCGCCGGTCATGGCGGCGGAGTCGTCGCCGAAGAGGGCGTAGAGGAGGAGCGCGACGCCGAGGGCGAGTTGGATCGACAGCCCGATGACGCTGATCGAGGTGGCCCGGCGATAGGTCAGATGATCGTTTCGCATGTGGCTGTGCGTCTGGCTGGGTTGGTGGGCGGCGCTGACTCTGCCGCCCTGACGGCGAGGGGGTGGATGCTGTGCGGAGCTCTCCCCGATCGCGCGGGAGGCCCCTCGTCGGGAAAGAAGACCGGTTGCCCGGCGTCCTGTGCCGGAGCGAGAACCCGCCGGTCCCCTGATGCGGCGCGGCCGGTCCCGCGAGACTCCGTTCGGGGGTCGGATTGTCAGGCGCCAGTGCCCGCCTGTCCACCGAACCCGGTTCGGATCATTGATGTACGAACGACCCGGCTCTATGTTCTCGTCCGGTCAGGGTCCGGTTCCCCGGCCCGCACGCTCCCCTCACCGAGGGACACTCCCCCACCGCCCCGGCGCCGCCCCCGACCGCGCCGCTCCGGGCCGGCGACGGGCCCTCCGCCTCGCCCCTTCCCCACAGGCGCTCCACCTCGCATGTTCGGACAGACCCTCGCCATCGCGCGCAACACGCTGGTCGAGAGCATCCGCCAGCCGGTGTTCTTCATCCTCGTGCTGGCGTGCGGCATCATGCAGGCGGCCAACAACTTCTTCTCCGCCTATTCGATGGGCTTCTCCGACTCGGCCGAGGTCTCGGGCGACAACAAGATGCTCCTCGACATCGGCCTGTCGACGGTGCTCGTCTGCGCCACGCTGCTCGCGGCGTTCCTCGCGACCTCGGTCGTCTCGCGCGAGATCGAGGACAAGACCGCCCTCACCGTCATCAGCAAGCCCGTCGGGCGCCCGGTCTTCGTGCTGGGCAAGTACCTCGGCATCGCCGGCGCGATCGTCGTCGGCGCGATTGCGGCCGCAATGACGCTCGCGGTCGGGCACCTTCTGATCGCCTTCGTCCGTCCGATGTGGCTGAAGCTCGTCGTGGCGATCGCCTTCGTCGCCCCTGCGGCGATCGCGGGTTTCCACGCCACTCATGGCATCGTGA
This portion of the Phycisphaeraceae bacterium genome encodes:
- a CDS encoding ABC transporter permease, translating into MFGQTLAIARNTLVESIRQPVFFILVLACGIMQAANNFFSAYSMGFSDSAEVSGDNKMLLDIGLSTVLVCATLLAAFLATSVVSREIEDKTALTVISKPVGRPVFVLGKYLGIAGAIVVGAIAAAMTLAVGHLLIAFVRPMWLKLVVAIAFVAPAAIAGFHATHGIVKHLMPSEAWQIAFSIIGAVAVGITAFVRVAGMATAPGPSGRDLVRA